The following coding sequences are from one Planktothrix tepida PCC 9214 window:
- a CDS encoding transposase family protein — protein sequence FELVVDSYEQPRERPTDNEEQKKYYLGKKKAHTFKNQVIVMPNGKEIVSATRITQINCIAFDP from the coding sequence TTTGAGTTAGTAGTAGATAGCTATGAACAGCCCAGGGAAAGACCAACAGACAATGAAGAGCAGAAAAAATATTATTTAGGAAAGAAAAAAGCACATACCTTTAAAAATCAAGTCATTGTCATGCCAAATGGAAAAGAAATAGTTAGCGCAACAAGAATAACCCAGATTAATTGTATAGCGTTTGATCCTTAA